In one window of Frigoriglobus tundricola DNA:
- a CDS encoding LLM class flavin-dependent oxidoreductase, whose translation MKTLRDVPCSVLDLSPICVGGTAADSFRNTLDLARHAERWGYSRYWLAEHHNLSGIASAATAVVIAHVAGGTTRIRVGSGGVMLPNHAPLVIAEQFGTLESLFPGRIDLGLGRAPGSDQRTARALRRHLGGSADTFPQDVLELMSYFQSGGPGAGVHAVPGEGLNVPIWLLGSSDFSARLAAELGLPFAFASHFAPEYLHDALALYRRHFTPSAHLSAPHVMVGVNVFAAHTDAEGARLFTSAQQQFLGLIRGTPGLLPPPVDTMDGLWSPLERAQVARKTQYSAVGSPDTVKRKLDGIVAETGADELILAGQIYDHSARKRSFELVARLRGSEPTRPEGVYARAES comes from the coding sequence GTGAAAACACTCCGTGATGTTCCCTGTTCCGTTCTCGACCTGTCGCCGATCTGCGTGGGCGGAACGGCGGCCGACTCGTTCCGCAACACCCTCGATCTGGCGCGACACGCCGAGCGCTGGGGGTATTCGCGGTACTGGCTGGCGGAACACCACAACTTGTCGGGCATCGCCAGTGCGGCGACGGCGGTCGTGATCGCCCATGTCGCGGGCGGTACGACGCGCATCCGGGTCGGGTCCGGCGGGGTGATGCTGCCGAACCACGCCCCGCTGGTCATCGCGGAGCAGTTCGGGACGCTGGAATCGCTCTTTCCCGGCCGCATCGACCTGGGCCTCGGCCGTGCCCCCGGCAGCGACCAGCGGACCGCCCGCGCGCTCCGGCGGCACCTGGGCGGCAGCGCCGACACGTTCCCGCAGGACGTTCTGGAATTGATGAGCTACTTCCAATCGGGCGGACCGGGTGCGGGCGTCCACGCGGTGCCCGGCGAGGGGTTGAACGTTCCGATCTGGCTGCTCGGGTCGAGCGACTTCAGCGCCCGGCTGGCGGCCGAACTCGGGCTGCCGTTCGCGTTCGCCTCACACTTCGCACCGGAGTACCTGCACGACGCACTGGCGCTGTACCGGCGGCATTTCACGCCGTCGGCGCACCTCTCCGCGCCTCACGTCATGGTCGGGGTGAACGTGTTCGCCGCCCACACCGACGCGGAGGGCGCGCGGCTGTTCACTTCAGCCCAGCAGCAGTTCCTGGGGCTGATTCGCGGCACGCCGGGGCTCTTGCCGCCGCCGGTGGACACGATGGACGGGTTGTGGTCCCCGCTGGAGCGAGCGCAGGTCGCGCGCAAGACCCAGTATTCGGCCGTTGGCTCCCCGGATACGGTCAAGCGGAAGCTCGACGGCATTGTGGCGGAAACCGGGGCCGACGAACTGATCCTGGCGGGGCAGATTTACGACCACAGTGCTCGGAAGCGCTCGTTCGAACTGGTGGCCCGTTTGCGCGGGTCGGAGCCGACCCGGCCCGAAGGTGTCTACGCACGGGCCGAGTCGTGA
- a CDS encoding quinone oxidoreductase family protein, with protein MPKAIRIHATGGPEVLRWEDVEVGEPGEGQARVRHTAVGVNFIDTYHRSGLYPIPLPNGLGSEAAGVVEAVGPGGGSVRVGDRVAYAGGPPGAYSQTRLVPAGILVPIPDGVTDETAAAVMLKGMTAQYLVRRTYPVKAGEPVVFHAAAGGVGLIACQWLKALGATVIGTVGSDEKVPIARAHGCDHVIVSTREDLAKRVREITNGAGVPVVYDSVGRDTFVASLDCLRPLGLMVSFGNSSGKVTPFDIGILSQKGSLYLTRPTLATYTATRADLEATAKDVFDVIREGKVKVEVRHRYPLADAQQVHRDLEGRRTVGSIVMTP; from the coding sequence ATGCCAAAAGCCATCCGCATTCACGCCACGGGCGGCCCCGAGGTGCTTCGCTGGGAAGATGTCGAGGTCGGTGAGCCCGGCGAGGGTCAGGCCCGCGTCCGACACACGGCCGTCGGGGTCAACTTCATCGACACCTACCACCGCTCCGGACTGTACCCGATCCCGCTGCCGAACGGCTTGGGGAGCGAGGCGGCCGGGGTGGTCGAAGCGGTCGGGCCGGGGGGCGGTTCCGTTCGCGTCGGTGATCGAGTGGCGTACGCCGGCGGCCCGCCCGGCGCGTATTCGCAAACTCGATTGGTACCCGCCGGAATCCTGGTGCCGATCCCGGACGGCGTGACCGACGAGACGGCCGCGGCGGTCATGCTGAAGGGCATGACCGCTCAGTACCTGGTCCGCCGCACGTACCCCGTCAAAGCGGGCGAACCGGTGGTGTTCCACGCCGCCGCGGGCGGCGTCGGGCTGATCGCCTGCCAGTGGTTGAAGGCCCTCGGGGCGACGGTCATCGGCACCGTCGGGTCGGACGAGAAAGTACCGATCGCACGGGCACACGGGTGCGATCACGTCATCGTCTCGACCCGCGAGGACCTCGCCAAGCGGGTGCGCGAGATCACCAACGGGGCCGGCGTGCCGGTGGTGTACGACTCCGTGGGCCGGGACACGTTCGTTGCTTCTCTCGACTGCTTGCGCCCGCTGGGCCTGATGGTCAGTTTCGGGAACTCCTCGGGCAAGGTGACGCCGTTCGACATCGGGATTCTTTCACAGAAGGGCTCGCTGTACCTGACGCGGCCGACGCTCGCGACGTACACGGCCACCCGCGCGGACCTGGAGGCGACGGCGAAAGACGTGTTCGATGTGATCCGGGAGGGGAAAGTGAAGGTCGAAGTGCGGCACCGCTACCCACTGGCCGACGCCCAGCAGGTCCACCGCGACCTGGAGGGCCGCCGGACCGTCGGCTCGATCGTGATGACGCCGTGA
- a CDS encoding AAA family ATPase, with the protein MPSSPADRLRRVTDRLKDRFVGRDEVIDLVALAVVAGEHLFLFGPPGTAKSLLVREFAGAVRCRYFEYLLTRFSEPNELFGPVDLARLREGVVATVTTGMLPEAEFAFLDELFNANSAILNNLLTVLNERVYRRGAEAHRLPLLSAFAASNHLPEDDALQALFDRFLLRCKVDALPRPQLPALLAAGWAIERPGKPEPGADADDGLTADDLRETARRLREVDLSGVLETYADAVAKVRDLGVALSDRRAVKVLKLVAASAVMCGRTAANPSDLWVLRYVWDRIEQIGPLGALVSGALDRAGPADAPHPRAARPEAVDAEALAGELAAAERELAAGPKLVDLARLRERVQAVSDRAAWVTDATGRSHLLGTAGKLLEKLG; encoded by the coding sequence GTGCCTAGTTCGCCCGCCGACCGCCTCCGCCGCGTGACCGACCGGCTCAAGGACCGGTTCGTGGGGCGCGACGAGGTGATCGACCTCGTCGCGCTCGCCGTGGTGGCCGGCGAACACCTGTTCCTGTTCGGCCCGCCGGGAACGGCCAAATCGCTCCTGGTCCGCGAGTTCGCCGGGGCGGTGCGGTGCCGGTACTTCGAGTACCTGCTCACGCGGTTCTCCGAACCGAACGAGCTGTTCGGGCCGGTGGACCTGGCCCGGTTGCGGGAGGGCGTCGTCGCCACCGTGACCACGGGCATGTTGCCGGAGGCCGAGTTCGCGTTCCTCGACGAGCTGTTCAACGCGAACAGCGCGATCCTGAACAACCTCCTGACGGTGCTCAACGAGCGGGTGTACCGCCGCGGCGCGGAGGCGCACCGGTTGCCGCTCCTGAGTGCGTTCGCGGCGTCCAACCACCTGCCGGAGGACGACGCGCTGCAAGCCCTGTTCGACCGGTTCCTCCTGCGCTGCAAGGTGGACGCGCTGCCGCGGCCCCAACTGCCCGCGCTGCTCGCCGCCGGGTGGGCGATCGAGCGCCCGGGGAAGCCCGAACCCGGTGCCGACGCAGACGACGGGCTGACCGCCGACGACCTGCGCGAGACGGCGCGCCGGCTGCGGGAAGTCGATCTGAGCGGCGTACTCGAAACCTACGCCGACGCGGTCGCGAAGGTCCGCGACCTCGGCGTGGCGCTGTCCGACCGGCGGGCGGTGAAGGTGCTGAAACTGGTCGCGGCCTCGGCGGTGATGTGCGGGCGCACGGCGGCGAACCCGTCGGACCTGTGGGTGCTGCGGTACGTGTGGGACCGGATCGAACAGATCGGCCCGCTCGGCGCGCTGGTGTCGGGCGCACTCGACCGCGCCGGACCGGCGGACGCGCCCCACCCGCGCGCCGCCCGGCCGGAGGCCGTTGACGCCGAGGCGCTCGCGGGCGAGCTGGCCGCCGCCGAGCGCGAACTCGCGGCCGGGCCGAAATTGGTCGATCTCGCCCGCCTGCGCGAGCGCGTGCAAGCGGTATCGGACCGGGCCGCCTGGGTGACCGACGCGACGGGCCGGAGCCACCTGCTCGGCACGGCCGGCAAGCTCCTGGAGAAGCTCGGATGA
- a CDS encoding sigma-70 family RNA polymerase sigma factor, producing the protein MMRTDRAPERTVTMSKADTPTISDSTRGAPLDPRAWVERYGDYLYRFAVARVRRQDAAEDLVQDTLLAAWKGRVGFDGTASERTWLTAILKRKVIDWLRRQVREQLAVDSNTDPERFEIELFTRRGEWKAPPGAWSRERTIEALDRDEFWAVLYSCLDKLPARLRDVFALRYLDEAATESLCQDLGLTPSNLWVMLHRARLRMWWCLSRNWFGEEPEGTEP; encoded by the coding sequence ATGATGCGCACGGACCGCGCCCCGGAACGGACGGTGACGATGTCGAAGGCCGATACTCCGACGATAAGCGACTCGACGCGTGGCGCACCGCTGGACCCGCGCGCGTGGGTGGAGCGGTACGGCGACTACCTCTACCGGTTCGCGGTCGCGCGCGTCCGCCGACAGGACGCGGCCGAAGACCTCGTTCAGGACACGTTGCTCGCGGCGTGGAAGGGGCGCGTCGGGTTCGACGGGACGGCGTCCGAACGCACCTGGCTCACCGCGATCCTCAAGCGGAAGGTAATCGACTGGCTCCGGCGCCAGGTGCGCGAGCAACTCGCGGTGGATTCGAACACCGACCCGGAGCGGTTCGAGATCGAGTTGTTCACCCGTCGCGGCGAGTGGAAGGCGCCGCCCGGTGCGTGGAGCCGCGAGCGGACCATAGAGGCGCTCGACCGGGACGAGTTCTGGGCCGTCCTGTACTCCTGTCTCGACAAACTGCCGGCCCGGTTGCGGGACGTGTTCGCGCTCCGGTACCTGGACGAGGCGGCGACGGAATCTTTGTGTCAGGATCTGGGCCTGACGCCGTCCAACTTGTGGGTCATGCTCCACCGGGCGCGGCTGCGCATGTGGTGGTGCCTGTCGCGGAACTGGTTTGGTGAAGAACCGGAAGGGACCGAGCCATGA
- a CDS encoding anti-sigma factor family protein: MICRRAAEVITQSLDGPITLRVRVALGVHTLFCSPCRRFRRQMVRLQTAFRASANAEPPAGGEGLSPAARERIAAALNRTTDSG, translated from the coding sequence ATGATCTGCCGCCGGGCGGCCGAAGTGATTACCCAGTCCCTCGACGGGCCGATTACGCTGCGCGTGCGCGTGGCGCTCGGCGTACACACGCTGTTCTGCTCGCCGTGCCGCCGGTTCCGGCGCCAGATGGTTCGTCTCCAGACCGCGTTCCGGGCGTCCGCGAACGCGGAACCCCCGGCCGGAGGGGAGGGCCTGTCCCCCGCGGCCCGCGAGCGGATCGCGGCCGCGCTCAATCGAACAACCGATTCCGGCTGA
- a CDS encoding lactonase family protein has product MFGRFHTRSSATPLRARLDLEAMDRRDVPSASPADGGFAPTSSAPAVVYVESNNPAAGQNAVLAYLRTSDGQEHQIGSFATGGTGQLNVPKIVGPDDGDQQVRVTADGRFLFAVNEGSGSITAFRVRADGALDRIGVFASGGVEPDSIGVAGNYLYVANRGNAAAGVPGTVAPNVTAFDINRDGTLTAIPGATQTFPVGTFVTQTLVSPDNRFLFVEAATLQGTPGGNTVTTFRIDTDGTLTPAPGGPAGAGANAPILLGAAVNPTQNIIYAGFTSASQVGVFTYDATGRTTFVGQVSDQGAAPCWCVVSSDGRVLYVSNTVTDSIGVYSLADPLHPVQIENFQLGGPRALNGTATSPKTNSFEIALDPTGRYLYAVTQSTDPSFPQGNQLHTLQIARDGTLTEPNAPVIFPQGLVPADAHPQGLAVVQLRDHHHGHDHDHDHGHDRDRFDEFAFGVDLGDGSGRRHG; this is encoded by the coding sequence ATGTTCGGCCGGTTTCACACCCGCAGTTCCGCCACCCCGCTCCGCGCCCGCCTCGACCTGGAGGCGATGGACCGCCGCGACGTCCCGAGCGCGTCGCCCGCCGACGGGGGGTTCGCGCCGACCAGTTCGGCCCCCGCGGTCGTTTACGTCGAGAGCAACAACCCGGCCGCGGGGCAGAACGCGGTGCTGGCGTACCTGCGCACTTCGGACGGCCAGGAGCACCAGATCGGCAGCTTCGCCACCGGCGGGACCGGGCAGTTGAACGTCCCCAAGATCGTCGGCCCCGATGACGGCGACCAGCAGGTGCGGGTGACCGCCGACGGCCGGTTCCTCTTCGCGGTGAACGAGGGCAGCGGGTCGATCACGGCGTTCCGCGTTCGCGCCGACGGCGCCCTGGACCGGATCGGGGTCTTCGCGTCGGGCGGCGTCGAACCGGACAGCATCGGTGTCGCGGGCAACTACCTGTACGTGGCGAACCGCGGCAACGCCGCGGCCGGCGTGCCGGGGACCGTGGCCCCGAACGTGACCGCGTTCGACATCAACCGCGACGGCACGCTGACCGCGATCCCGGGCGCGACCCAGACCTTCCCGGTCGGGACGTTCGTCACGCAGACGCTCGTTTCGCCCGACAACCGGTTCCTGTTCGTGGAGGCCGCGACGCTCCAGGGCACGCCCGGCGGGAACACGGTCACCACGTTCCGGATCGACACGGACGGAACCCTGACGCCCGCGCCCGGCGGCCCGGCGGGGGCCGGCGCGAACGCGCCGATCCTCCTCGGCGCGGCCGTGAACCCGACGCAGAACATCATCTACGCCGGGTTCACGTCGGCGAGCCAGGTGGGCGTGTTCACCTACGACGCGACCGGGCGCACGACGTTCGTCGGGCAGGTGTCCGACCAGGGGGCCGCGCCGTGCTGGTGCGTGGTCAGCAGTGACGGCCGCGTGCTGTACGTGTCCAACACGGTGACCGATTCGATCGGCGTGTACTCGCTGGCCGACCCGCTCCACCCGGTCCAGATCGAGAACTTCCAGCTCGGCGGCCCGCGGGCGCTCAACGGAACGGCCACGAGCCCGAAAACGAACTCGTTCGAGATCGCGCTCGACCCGACCGGCCGCTACCTGTACGCGGTCACGCAATCGACCGACCCGTCGTTCCCGCAGGGGAACCAGTTGCACACGTTGCAGATCGCGCGCGACGGCACCCTGACCGAGCCGAACGCCCCGGTGATCTTCCCACAGGGCCTCGTTCCGGCCGACGCGCACCCGCAGGGCCTCGCGGTCGTTCAGCTTCGCGATCACCACCACGGTCACGATCACGATCACGATCACGGTCACGATCGGGACCGGTTCGACGAGTTCGCGTTCGGCGTCGATCTCGGCGACGGCTCCGGTCGCCGGCACGGATAG
- a CDS encoding lactonase family protein → MTPSDCSRRSFLKTSVALAGTAPLATGSLRAKENDKPLLAYIGTFSSPLGDVLPTQVDLPPGNGRGIHIFRVDRTTGALTPAGTHDLGTSPSCLALNAAGTRLYSANETDRVGPNKEGSVSAFAIDRADGKLKLLNTVRSGGAGPTYVSLHPSGRFVLVANYFGGSVAVLPVLEEGRLGDPTDVKNDDGKIGPAKATHAPKGSFAFSGHDRTHAHMIQSDPSGRFVLHVDLGLDKIFVWKFDDKKGTLTAAETPTVALPAGDGPRHFHFHPNGKWLYSIQEEGSTVVLFDYTAATGGLTARQTISSLPPGFTGSNFCSEILVSSDGKFVYAGNRLHDSIGIFAVGPNGTLTPAGNEWTRGNYPRSFSFDPSGQFLYCGNQRADNVTVFRVDRKTGGLAFTGHYTPVGNPSHIVFLDLAKPG, encoded by the coding sequence ATGACTCCCTCCGACTGCTCTCGGCGTTCCTTCCTGAAGACGTCCGTCGCACTTGCGGGCACCGCACCTCTCGCGACCGGTTCCCTGCGCGCGAAGGAAAACGACAAGCCGCTCCTCGCCTACATCGGCACCTTCAGTTCCCCGCTGGGCGACGTGCTCCCGACGCAGGTGGACCTGCCGCCCGGTAACGGGCGCGGCATCCACATCTTTCGTGTGGACCGCACGACAGGGGCGCTGACGCCGGCCGGCACGCACGACCTGGGCACGAGCCCGAGCTGTCTGGCGCTGAACGCCGCCGGTACCCGGCTGTATTCCGCCAACGAAACCGACCGGGTGGGTCCGAACAAGGAGGGCAGCGTCAGCGCCTTTGCGATCGATCGTGCGGACGGGAAACTCAAGTTGCTCAACACGGTCCGCTCGGGCGGGGCCGGGCCGACGTATGTGAGCCTGCACCCGTCCGGTCGGTTCGTGCTGGTGGCCAACTACTTCGGCGGGTCCGTCGCGGTGCTGCCGGTTCTCGAAGAGGGCCGCCTGGGCGACCCCACGGACGTGAAAAACGACGACGGCAAGATCGGCCCCGCGAAGGCGACCCACGCCCCGAAAGGGAGCTTCGCGTTTAGCGGGCACGACCGGACACACGCTCACATGATCCAGTCGGACCCGTCCGGCCGCTTCGTGCTGCACGTCGATCTGGGGTTGGACAAGATCTTTGTCTGGAAGTTCGACGACAAGAAGGGCACGCTCACGGCCGCCGAGACGCCGACCGTCGCACTGCCGGCCGGCGACGGCCCGCGGCACTTCCACTTCCACCCGAACGGCAAGTGGCTCTATTCGATCCAGGAAGAGGGCTCGACGGTCGTGTTGTTCGACTACACCGCCGCGACCGGCGGACTGACCGCACGGCAAACGATCTCCAGTCTGCCGCCCGGGTTCACCGGCAGTAACTTCTGTTCGGAAATCCTGGTCTCGAGCGACGGCAAGTTCGTCTACGCCGGCAACCGGCTGCACGACAGCATCGGCATTTTTGCCGTCGGCCCGAACGGGACTTTGACACCAGCCGGGAACGAGTGGACCCGCGGCAACTACCCGCGCAGCTTCAGCTTCGACCCGTCAGGCCAGTTCCTCTATTGCGGCAACCAGCGCGCCGACAACGTCACCGTCTTCCGCGTGGACCGCAAGACCGGCGGGCTCGCGTTCACCGGCCATTACACGCCCGTCGGCAACCCGTCGCACATCGTGTTCCTCGATCTGGCGAAGCCGGGTTGA
- a CDS encoding ABC transporter ATP-binding protein has translation MRAYLRYLRPHLRGACAIFLLALVVAGLEMIEPLFMRFMVDRVLLDTQLDTESRLTRLHLAGAAFLAVVVVSKFVNVFKDYRQKLLNARVMLSLRRALYDRLLHLPLPRLWDMKTGGILSRLSGDVETTTGLLQMAIVSPALSAVRLTIALGVLLTLNWRLALMAMAVIPGAVMMSFTVSRRVRPIYRSVRKDAEAIDGRAGETFSGIRVVRAFGREMRELIEYLLGRHTVLRKELFAHRRELVLWTAWGLLTTGVNVVIVWYGGYLAVTGRASVGDIMAFQWYTFLLLGPVWNIVNSFSELQRSLAATERVFEVLETGADKPDRPGARPAPAVVAEIRFEGVEFEYHEGRPVVRDLNVVVPGGSVVALVGRSGAGKTTVTDLVARFHDPTRGRLLVNGVDVRDYRLRAYRDLLALVQQDVFLFDGSVRDNIAYGRPGATDAEVEDAARRANAHEFITKLPTGYATLVGERGVRLSGGQQQRLAIARAILASPQILILDEATSNLDTESEQLIQASMAELLAGRTTFVIAHRLSTIRRADLILLMDDGRVVERGTHEELMAARGAYHGMVVRQTTAHSETIEDEWR, from the coding sequence GTGCGTGCGTACCTGCGGTACCTGCGCCCCCACCTGCGCGGGGCGTGTGCGATCTTCCTGCTGGCACTTGTCGTGGCCGGTCTGGAGATGATCGAGCCCCTGTTCATGCGGTTCATGGTCGATCGGGTCCTCCTGGACACGCAGCTCGATACGGAGTCGCGCCTCACCCGCCTCCACCTGGCCGGGGCGGCGTTCCTCGCCGTGGTGGTGGTCTCGAAGTTCGTGAACGTCTTCAAGGATTACCGGCAGAAGCTCTTGAACGCGCGGGTCATGCTGTCACTCCGCCGGGCCCTTTACGACCGGCTCCTGCACCTGCCGCTCCCGCGGCTCTGGGACATGAAGACCGGCGGCATCCTGTCCCGGCTCTCGGGCGACGTGGAAACGACCACCGGGCTGCTCCAAATGGCGATCGTGTCGCCCGCCCTCTCGGCCGTGCGCCTCACGATCGCACTGGGCGTGCTGCTCACCCTCAACTGGCGCCTCGCGCTCATGGCGATGGCCGTGATTCCCGGGGCGGTGATGATGAGTTTCACGGTTTCGCGGCGCGTGCGGCCCATCTACCGGTCGGTCCGGAAGGACGCCGAAGCCATCGACGGCCGGGCGGGCGAGACGTTCTCGGGCATCCGGGTCGTCCGGGCGTTCGGGCGGGAGATGCGGGAGCTGATCGAGTACCTGCTCGGCCGCCACACGGTGCTCCGCAAGGAGCTGTTCGCCCACCGCCGCGAGCTGGTGCTGTGGACGGCGTGGGGGCTCCTCACGACCGGCGTCAACGTGGTGATCGTCTGGTACGGGGGCTATCTGGCGGTCACCGGCCGGGCCTCGGTCGGCGACATCATGGCCTTCCAGTGGTACACGTTCCTGCTGCTCGGCCCGGTCTGGAACATCGTCAACTCGTTCTCCGAACTCCAGCGGTCGCTCGCGGCGACGGAGCGGGTGTTCGAGGTGCTCGAGACCGGCGCCGACAAGCCCGACCGGCCCGGCGCCCGCCCCGCGCCGGCCGTGGTCGCGGAGATCCGGTTCGAGGGGGTCGAGTTCGAGTACCACGAGGGGCGCCCCGTGGTCCGCGACCTGAACGTGGTCGTGCCCGGTGGGTCGGTGGTGGCGCTGGTGGGCCGGAGCGGGGCCGGGAAGACCACGGTGACGGACCTGGTGGCGCGGTTCCACGACCCGACCCGCGGGCGGCTCCTCGTCAACGGCGTGGACGTTCGGGACTACCGGTTGCGCGCGTACCGCGACCTCCTGGCGCTCGTCCAGCAGGACGTGTTCCTGTTCGACGGCTCGGTCCGGGACAACATCGCCTACGGGCGGCCCGGCGCGACGGACGCCGAGGTGGAGGACGCGGCGCGACGGGCCAACGCCCACGAATTCATCACCAAACTGCCCACGGGGTACGCGACGTTGGTCGGGGAGCGCGGGGTGCGGCTGTCCGGCGGCCAGCAGCAACGACTGGCCATCGCCCGGGCGATCCTCGCGTCCCCCCAGATCCTCATCCTCGACGAAGCGACGAGCAACCTGGACACCGAGAGCGAGCAACTGATCCAGGCGTCGATGGCGGAACTGCTGGCCGGGCGGACGACGTTTGTCATTGCTCACCGGCTGTCCACGATCCGCCGAGCAGACCTGATTCTGCTGATGGACGACGGGCGGGTCGTCGAGCGCGGCACGCACGAGGAACTGATGGCGGCCCGCGGCGCGTACCACGGCATGGTGGTGCGCCAGACGACCGCCCACAGCGAAACGATCGAGGACGAGTGGCGCTGA
- a CDS encoding glycoside hydrolase family 15 protein — MALRIEDYALIGDCHTAALVGRDGSIDWLCLPRFDSGACFAALLGTEENGRWKIAPTGPVTATRRRYLGDTLVLETEFETADGVVAVIDFMPVRVARPDLVRIVEGRRGTVSVSSELVIRFDYGSIVPWVQKNDGGVNAVAGANALHLRSPVATHGEGRATVAEFTVQEGQRVPFVLTWHRSFDPEPPPLEPEEALRDTRAWWEEWAGRCTYRGERRDLVIRSLVALKAMTYAPSGGIVAAPTASLPEWIGGPRNWDYRFCWLRDATFTLLAFLNAGFVEEALAWREWVLRAAAGDPSKLQIMYGVGGERRLEEYEVPWLTGYEKSAPVRIGNAAHAQFQLDVYGELADAMLHARRAGLKPAPGGAGWALERALVDFVVKAWDQPDEGIWETRGPRRHFTHSKVMAWVALDRAITVAEQYGRDAPLDQWKAVRAAIHERVCRDGFDPQLNSFVQYFGSDRLDAALLMIPIVGFLPPDDPRVRGTIAAVEARLLRDGFVSRYEAPHGADGPPQEGSFLACSFWLADCYALTGEREKAHALFDQLAGLCNDVGLLSEQYDPAAKRQLGNFPQAFSHVGLVNTALNLFRPTNCPAQQRQNA; from the coding sequence GTGGCGTTGCGAATCGAAGACTACGCCCTGATCGGGGACTGTCACACGGCCGCGCTGGTCGGCCGCGACGGCTCCATCGACTGGCTGTGCCTGCCCCGGTTCGATTCCGGTGCGTGCTTTGCCGCCCTGCTGGGCACCGAGGAGAACGGCCGGTGGAAGATCGCGCCGACGGGACCGGTCACGGCGACCCGGCGCCGGTACCTCGGCGACACGCTCGTTCTGGAAACGGAGTTCGAAACCGCCGACGGGGTCGTGGCCGTTATCGACTTCATGCCCGTGCGCGTGGCCCGGCCGGACCTGGTCCGGATCGTCGAGGGGCGGCGGGGGACCGTGTCCGTATCGTCCGAACTGGTGATCCGGTTCGATTACGGCTCGATCGTGCCGTGGGTGCAGAAGAACGACGGCGGCGTGAACGCGGTCGCCGGCGCCAACGCCCTCCACTTGCGGAGCCCGGTCGCGACCCACGGCGAGGGCCGCGCGACGGTCGCGGAATTCACGGTCCAGGAGGGCCAGCGGGTGCCGTTCGTCCTGACGTGGCACCGGTCGTTCGACCCCGAACCGCCGCCGCTCGAACCCGAGGAGGCGCTCCGCGACACGCGGGCGTGGTGGGAGGAGTGGGCGGGCCGCTGCACGTATCGCGGCGAGCGGCGCGACCTGGTGATCCGCTCCCTCGTCGCCCTCAAGGCGATGACGTACGCGCCGAGCGGCGGAATTGTTGCCGCCCCGACGGCGTCACTGCCCGAGTGGATCGGCGGGCCGCGGAACTGGGACTACCGCTTCTGCTGGCTGCGTGACGCCACCTTCACCCTGCTCGCGTTCCTGAACGCCGGGTTCGTGGAGGAGGCGCTGGCGTGGCGGGAGTGGGTGCTCCGGGCCGCGGCCGGGGACCCGAGCAAACTGCAAATCATGTACGGGGTCGGCGGCGAGCGGCGGTTGGAAGAGTACGAGGTGCCGTGGCTGACCGGGTATGAGAAGTCCGCGCCGGTGCGGATCGGCAACGCGGCCCACGCGCAGTTCCAGCTCGACGTGTACGGCGAACTGGCCGACGCCATGCTCCACGCGCGGCGGGCCGGGCTGAAACCCGCTCCCGGTGGCGCCGGCTGGGCGCTGGAACGCGCCCTCGTGGACTTCGTGGTAAAAGCCTGGGACCAGCCGGACGAGGGCATCTGGGAGACCCGCGGCCCGCGCCGCCACTTCACGCACTCCAAGGTGATGGCCTGGGTCGCCCTCGACCGCGCCATCACCGTTGCCGAGCAGTACGGACGGGACGCGCCCCTCGACCAGTGGAAAGCGGTTCGCGCTGCGATTCACGAGCGCGTCTGCCGCGACGGGTTCGATCCGCAGTTGAACTCGTTCGTGCAGTATTTCGGGTCCGACCGGCTCGACGCGGCGCTTCTGATGATCCCGATCGTCGGGTTCCTACCGCCCGACGACCCGCGGGTGCGGGGGACGATTGCGGCGGTGGAAGCGCGGCTCCTGCGAGACGGGTTCGTCTCCCGGTACGAAGCGCCACACGGGGCCGACGGACCGCCGCAGGAGGGCTCGTTCCTCGCGTGTTCGTTCTGGCTGGCCGACTGCTACGCCCTGACAGGTGAGCGGGAGAAGGCCCACGCGCTGTTCGATCAGCTCGCCGGGTTGTGCAACGACGTGGGGCTCTTGTCCGAGCAATACGACCCGGCCGCCAAGCGACAGCTCGGCAACTTCCCGCAAGCGTTCTCCCACGTCGGGCTGGTGAACACCGCGCTCAACCTGTTTCGACCGACCAATTGCCCGGCGCAGCAGCGACAGAACGCCTGA